GGATACATTGTAGCACCAAGCAGTTTCACTATTTGCTGCGTCTGCGAGTTGGAGGAGGCAAACATTTTCATATGTTTGCTCTGCTGTTTTTACTAAGCTAACAGTACTGTATTGTGTGGGAGCTGTGATAATAATTTGATGTTGACTGTGTCACCAGTGCTGAAAGTGGTCTGAGCAGATTTCATCTGGGTGGTGAGCTTTAAAGTACCTTAGAATAAAGTTAAAGACTAAAATCAAGCTCAACCAAGTACCAAACAGAAGCAAACACGGTGCTCCTTATGGTGCTTATATAATATAGGTTGTCATAATCTGATAAAAATGAACCTTTCCACACATTCTAGATGCACTTTTGAGAAAATGAATTGCTGTCCAATGTGTCTCCCAGTGAGGTTGGCTTTTATACCATCACTTAGTTCATGTAGCAGTCACATTTCAAAAGACTTCACTAAAATAACTCAGATCTTTACAGCTGAAGCccatttgctttgcttttttgtccttttttttttaaataagctcACAGAGAAGTAACTCTCCAGGAAGCATTCTTTATTTTGGCATGTTGCAACAGAAAAGGTGTACTTGATTGACATAACGTAGGCGGACATGAATGCTGTTCAGGtgaaagtacagtgtgtgtacatttggATCAGGGATACTTGTGGATGAATGCAGCTCTGTGTTCACTGATAAAGACGGCAGACATTTACACAACATGCTACCTTGCCTGGCCACTCATTAAAACTCTTTACCAATGATTAACAATACCTTCCACTCAATGTTTTCAATTAACTAGAGTGAAAATGTGTGCATAATGATGCAATGATTAGTTTGTGGTAATTACAGCTGTGTAATTCTAATTATTAGACCTATCTATATTGTAAACAGTATGCACTGtgtaaatatgtcattttcattatattttgaaGTTCAAATGCctacatacattacataataTGTAAAATCCTGTATGTTTTATATACAAAACAGTGTTTTGTGATTTCAGAATGaattattttctatgtttgaaaACAACCTGTGGTACGTGTGTGCATGACTCGGGCTTCTCCGGAGTTAGTGAATCTAAAACAAAGTGCCGAGCAGGATTCAAATTTAAAAGACTCACTTTTAAATTGAGCTTTTGATGGCAAACCCCGAGAGCACCATTTTGGTGCCTTAGGACCAACACCCATTGTTTCACATCAAATAATTGGTGATAATTATGCAAATgttccaaaaacaaaatactATCATAGTAACCATGGAGACGGCACACAGGAAACTGCTCTGCGTGTGTGGCTCTGGTGTCGATCCTCTCCAGCAGAGGTAACATGGTGGTAAAGCACAAGGAGCATGTGTTACACTCCACCATGCCCCTAACTCACTCCATCTGTCTATGTTCACTTCACGTGGACGTcatttaaatagttaaataCAGTGTAAATATTTAGTAAGTAGACAGTAAACAATGCTTTATTATTGGGAATGTAGCCGACTGCAGGTTTTCTTCTAGGTCTACTGCGGAGACACAACCCCACAGCATGATGCTGGGATGGTGTGTTTCTGCTCATGTGTTATATAACGGTGACACAAGTTAAAGTTTTTGGCCATAGAAGCTACATGCCTTTATGTGAAGCCCTGAAGCTGGGACTGGTGAAGCACCTGGGGAACAGTTTGCATGCACAGTGTCTTCGTCTCAGCACATTTGCTCCCTCAGAGTTGCCATAGGTCTTTATGAAACACTCAATATAATCAATAACATAAAATCTTGCTGACTAACACTGTGCAGcctccctgtctcctcctcctgtaacatgttcgtgtgtgtgtgtgtgtgtgtgtgtgtgtgtgtgtggaagagttTACAGGCTATAGTCTGAGTGGAATCATTTCAAGGTTCggatacaatttaaaatgttcattcatTGTCCACGCGTATATTCTCAACATCCAAACTAAAACTTGCACGAAACTAACTCTTCTATTCTCAGTCGGTCCGTGCTAAGTAATGCAAACATAAAGTACATCTGCAATGCTAATGCACCAAAAAGGTTTCTTCACCCTCTGACAAACCCTGCCCTGTTCCTGGTGAAATGTGATGCCTGAATGATTTGATTGGGCCAACTCTCAGGAACCCACTTCCTCACAGCTCAACAGAAGCCCAGGCTAGGTCGTTACAGCACAGCAGCAAATACTAAACCCTTTTTTATGATCTAGGgtctgtttattttaaatgattttatttttttcttcccagAGTTcccagctgttgttgtttttgtctctggTTTGGTTCAAATAGATTTTTTGATAATTATTAGTTAACTACAGTGTATTAAAACACTGGATGCTGAAGTAACGTGTTTATTGTAGGCTCTTGTCTTTTACGAGACTTCCACAAGCGAGGTATTTGTCTTGTAAGGCTCCAAATGGGCTGATTTAAACACTAAATGGTTCACACTGAGAGATGGTGCCGTTGCTGGAGGCTCCCATTTGCTGATGGCTCCTTGAGGACTCAAACCTCAGCCCTGCTGGAGAGCGCTGACCTCCTTTCTCTCCACAAAAGGAATCGGACTCGCCCTCCCCGGCTTTAAACTACTAATGGCACtcattgaaagaaaagaaaagagactcATTCGGTCTTTACTGTGCCCCTTTCTCCGCACCCGCCTCTGTCAACTTTAGGCAGAGTTGACCCAACTAGCATTACATTTAACCAGCACCTTTTGTGATTGCTCTGTGGGCTCTTGCAGAGCATTATGCTGGGAGCTCTGCTTGCCATGGGCGTGTGAATGTGAATGGAGAGGGGGTTGGAGCCTTGTGACTCTCTCCTTCCCTTAAGCCCTTTTCAGACATGAGGAGTATACATAGCATTGCTGTCTTCATCCCTCTGTTAAAGTGATGGCATTTAGTCATTCAGACATAGGTGAGTTTTACATTAATGTTCCTTACGCTAAGAAAccataacaaatgtttttgatatGATAAGATCGCTCTCCTCAACAACTTAAAATGGGCTCTTTCACGCTTTATTAAACCTCTCTTTGTACATAAGAGATAGATGACGATTGAGATCATTTATTTACAGGGATCTTAGAAGGCCATACATGACGTTCAAGTAAACGTACACTCTCAATTCAGAGTAGTGCTGCGTTTAAAGTGATACAGGGATGTTACTAGGTCACAAGGTGCAGGTCTGAAATGGGCTCTAGTGATTTAGCAGATTGATCTCCGGCTTCTTGACGCTTAGTGGTGGAAAAAGGTTGCAGGTGATGTGGTATTAAGCCCCAGCAATACAGATATATGGTGTCAGTGCTGTGCCAGTTTTGTTTAATTGCCTccttttgagagagagagagaccagctGACGCTCGCAGTGCTGTGAGATGCAGGTTTTTATGTTACTTACAAAAGCTGTCTTTTGCAATGCTGTGTTTAATCCTGTGCATGGCTGAGTAGCCAACTCAGAATTCTGCTTGGCTCCAaacagggggaggggggggggggggtaagttGCACTTTCAGATGAATTCATTAGTGTTTTGATTTCTACACAGTTTTTCTTCACAAGCTCAAATATTTACATCCTGGAACATGCGTTGCACATTGTTTGCAGGGCTTTCATCACCTCTAATTTTCAGAATGTTGTCCGTTGCATTACTTCAAGCCAACTCTCAACACCTTGAACAAAAGAGTTTCATTCTGCTGAGAGGTTGAAATTGTTGTTAATGTATAGTTTCTGTTGCAGGTAATCAAAGTGTATAATGAAGataacaccagcagagcagtAGAGGTTCCCAGTGACATCACTGCCCGGGACATATGCCAGCTGTTTGTCTTGAAGAACCACTGCATTGATGACCACAGCTGGACTCTTTTTGAACACGTCTCTCATCTGGGAATAggtaaaatattgttttctgtaatattagcatctttttttaatttattttttagagaATATAAATATTAGCGGGGTCGATATCCTAATGAAATCTGAAAACGTTGAGAGTCTAAGATAATATGTGGAGACAGTTCAGTTTAAGTTTATATTCTCTGTATGTTATGGCTTTAACCATGTGACAGTAAGGTTGTTAGTCTTCTGGGCGAGGTTTGCTTGATTTGATGGGAGGAGTGGTAGTAGATAGTGGGGTGGTGACGTGTAGATACTGCGTACGCGAGTGATACAGAGCCCTGTTTAAATAAGAGAAATCATAAACCAAATTTCCCAAACACGTCCTGTAAAATATTAGGGGGACTAATGTTTGTGCTGATTGTGTCTTAATCACTGTGAGACATCAATTATATATCTTCCTTGCATAGATCATTATTTCCCATCCTCCATTGGTAATGCATTAGGAGATGGGCAGTGCATGAAGATAATTACTTCTACATTAGCGTTTATAGATTTTCTCTCACTTGAATATAATATCTTTTCCACCCTACGAGTATTGTCTGAATGGCTTTTGCCGGGCAGCGTGAGAGGTTGCTGTGAGGTGTACATTTCTAAGCCCAAATACCTGATGATGTTGATTTGATTATTCTAAAGCACCACCAGCCTAGCGTCTTTGACCGTTGCCATGGTAATGGACTTTCAATTGGGTATTCGAATGCtttgattttttgttttaaattattcagtatgtatgtaatattaatgtataaatCCCAAATAGCCCATGAAATAAGGAATAGTAATCCCACTTTATCAACATGAATTGGCATTAAGGGGTTTACTTTTCTTACAAAATGAGCTTGCTTTGCAAACTGTTAGGGAACATTTGAATTGATCGTCAATTATCCATCAAATAATGTGCCTGTTAGCTGTACCTATGTAACATATACTGTAACGCAAGTATTTGCATATTAAAGGCACATTACTATTTACATTCAAGAATGGAGGATGAATGACGTAACGTGTAGTTCTTATTGAACAGAGATGGATTAAAACTGATCTGGGGACAGTAGGATTGCATTAAAGATGTCACATTGCATAATTCCTCCATCTGTTCTGTTCCAGtcattaatgtatttttcattgttGTCTTTTGCTTTCCagtgaaaacaacatgtaatttagatatttgttgttttactatTTCAGATAAACTGACGGATCAGATGCTCCTTTGTGGTTTGACAAAATTCTCCTGAGCTAATATAACCCTTTTTAAAAACCCATTAATTCAGAAGAAAGTTTAGCATTTAGAGATGCATGCTTTTCACAGTATGTAGCCTGGAGACTGAAGTTTGCTTTTTTTACACAACGCTCAAAGAGTTTATAtctataaatgtttgtttaattcaattaaatgattTACAAAGCAGCGCTGTTATTTCTCAGAATTATGTTATCAGCCAGTTACAGTAAATCATGAATAGTTACTTGTTTTATGACGTATTTTCCCTGAAGTTGTTGAAACGGCTTCACGTGGCCGTCTGTTGAATTTATGgaaacaattttcttttttttttctcttttcaagtTTTGGGAAATAATGAATGTTCATGTTGTACTGATTCACTTGAGAGCCACGCTGTCATTCAGATCCAGTTACACATTGATATAAGGTTAATAATCAACCTCTGTGCCTCGAAGTAAAGCAATACAACTCTTGTCAGGAAATATTTTACAGACATCTTTGCAATATGCCTTTCACTTTGGTTTGGCATTACAGCTGATTCTATTTGGCCTCCATCTTTTATCCATCGAGAACTAAGACACAAGTTATCCTGTCATTTATGTTATTTCCTTCTGGTCTCACTAGAGAGAACCATTGAAGACCATGAGTCTGTTATGGAGGTGCTGTCAGGCTGGGGAATGGACTCAGACTGCCGGCTGTATTTTAGGAAGAATTTCGCTAAATATGAATTCTTCAGGAAACCCCTGGTGAGTTTATGATAACTTTATATTGTGTAGATATATATGGTGATGGGTTTATACACACGATTTATGCCTATCTTTTCTGTGAACCAACCCACCAGTATTCCCACAACTGTGTGGCGTTAGGAGTTTAATGAGTGGTGTTATGTGTGGTTTCATATTTGGTAGGACTTTTTCCCGGATCACATGGTCTCCATATCCAGCGAAACCAATGGGCAGGTGGATCACTCTCAGCTTATACAGGTATCACGTTTCTTTCTGTTTACACTGCTCACTCTGTGCCGTTGAGTGCCAATTGTCTAAATGTGCTGTGTACCTTAAGATTCTACTGCACACACCCATCTATGGACACACATTTCTCTACCCAACACAGACTTTTCTCAACTCCAGCACTTGTCCAGAGATACATGGACACCTCCATGCCAAAGAGCAAAGCAGGAAGTCTTGGAAGAAGTTTTATTTTGTCCTGCGGAGGTCGGGGCTTTATTTCTCCAATAAAGGAACTTCCAAGgtcagtaaaacaaaatgacactTGGTGTTATTTGTTGCACACAATTAAAACCATTCTGTTACATGCAAATCCTATTATGTACTATATGTGTTTATTGCATTACTTTTGTCCATCACTTACTTAATTCTAATCTATGAAGATACACCTTTAGTCTACTGTTGGTACACTATGGGGTCACCAGTTCATCCTctgcgtatatatatatatcactcaTGTTGTGCAGTGCAACAGGTCAGCAGGCACATCAGGCAGGAACGGGACTCTGAAAGTCGCTGACAAGTGAAGCTTATACCTAGGCACCAGTCGTGCCAACGCAACCACTTCTCAACTGCTTTCATTTCCTACAACAGTAGACCTTTTGTTGTCGAGTGCAGGGAGGTTTTGGTATGGCGCCCACTTTTACTCTAGCAGGTTTACCATTCATCTTTGGTCTGACATATTGCTCAGTCAGAACAGACACTAACAGCTGTGGCATTACTTTAAATAAGAAAGTGGGATCGGTGCGTTACATGAGAGCTGAACAATGGCAatctttgtgcttttttttttttcatcttggAAATGTATCTTTGGCACAATGTGAGTGTTGATACTCTCAATACATCCCCCATCAATATGTGTAATTGTATCCATATTTCCGTTATTGCATGTATAGCTTAGCCACAGCCAGAATGTCTGATAACACTGCTCTTTATTGATACATATGTTTAGATGAAGTGTGCTCCACCTCTGTCTTAAATACACTATTGTGTACCTCCTGCCCAAAAGATTAGACTGTAAAATGGTTTTGATTCAACTATACAGTATGTGGCATTTATCCACTGTTAATAGTTTTAGATTTGTAACAGAAGCATGCCCCTCATTTCTAAAAGTAAATGCCTCTCTTGCTTACTGTGTTCTTCATATTAGTGACCTACATCATACAATAAATTGAAGAGGCAtgactgacacaaacacagaccatCCATCCCTCACATGCAACATATTTACAGATGTGTTGCTGTATTTTTGTTTCACTGTGACCCGTCTTTGTTTTACACAGGAACCAAGGCACCTCCAGTTCATTGCCGACTTCAGTGACTGTGATGTATACACAGTGTTGTCAGCCAAAAAACTACATGGAGCACCCACAGATTATGGCTTCTGTGTCAAGGTACCATCACTTTCTAGAAATGCCCAAACTGTACAAAAGGCGTAGAAGTAGAGTATTGATTCTCAGCGTGCTGAACTCCTTTTGTCTTCTTGTAACTTCTTTCTCCAGTCCACAAAGTGTAGTTCATCCCGGGACTTGAAGCTGCTTTGTGCGGATGATGAGCAGACCAGGACCTGCTGGATCACAGCCATGCGCTTGTTAAAGGTTGGCTTGCTGATCACTAACTGGTGATGTCTAAGAAGAGGAATGCTGAGTCAGTGCTAGAATCAGATTTAGCTTTGGGAGGAGGTCAGATGAAACTATTGAGCGATGCTGGATTAGCACTCCTACTCTATATAGAAGCAGCATGTGTTCATTGTCTAGATATCTGCTGGATACACCTCAGTGCATCCGTCACTCTCCTGCTAgtctataaataatatacagtaaagtGCAACAGACTGGGATTTATTTGTAGCTGCCACTTTTCATCACTGCACTCCAGGTCTactgaaagtgttttaaagtTAACATGTAACAAATATTTGGGATTTAGAATGAAATATTCTGCCATTTTTCTGTGTTGCAGTATGGGATGGAACTGTACCAAAACTTCATTCAGCCACACCAGAAACAAAAAGCTTCACCAATGGTAAACTGAAGGTCTTATTTGCGTGTCATGTAACTCacttaaaaatgcattaaaaggTTTTATCCTCTTAGGGATGTCGCAATATCCTGGTATTGACATGATCATATTGTGTAAATTATCCAGTGCCTCTTTAGTCGCTTTCTTTGTATCCCTCCTGTTCACTCCACAAACAAATGAGCGTATTAGTTTGCCAAAAAAGAAACCCAAGAGCATAATAAATCGAAGTTCTATAGATATTGCGATAATATCGTTATTGAGAATTATTTTGGCCGATGTAATCATGTCGtgaatctgatattgtgacagctcTATATcctaaaaatgtacatttgtaagcTTTTTACTAACGATGGCTCAACAGAGGGTGGTAAAGGCCCCTCGTGACAACATTTTACACCAACTTGGCAGTTTGGCTCAACTTTAGCGCGTGGGCCTTCTAGCTTCTTTTGACATTAGCTCAGTGTTTTGGTGTTTCAGCCCCAAATGACAGACTGATAACATTAGCAACTAGCTGGATAACATGGTAAATAATATAGCAGCTAAGAAGCCAGATATTTTACTCAAGAGATAGttgagattatatatatatatatatatattgtataataataataagctttatttgtatagcacctttcatacaagaattgcagcccaaagtgcttcacagcagaaacataacaattagtacaaggacagaataagagcatttacagtacaataatcacagtgttgatgtaaatgagtctgaagtaccattataaaaatatcagaattaaaatagtgtgaaataacattggcacaccattcttgtaaatgttttaaactatcagggccatattttgaaagtatgagatcaacaatgggcccctgtggcccttcaactggtttactccctttgctacccattatttacgtttacagcgtcaacctctttattgacctttttaaagtataaaacacagacgtctccgtgagtccagattcttttggtaaaatcttggttaaagcccgcttcatataTTCTccaatatattgtatgtataggTAAATGCTATAAAGTTTGCCATTACAACTCTAAAAGGCGGTATTATATCAATGTTGTTTGTCTAGCTTGTACTACTGCTCCTAGGTGaccaaaagaaaatcaattaatgcagcATTTTGATGCGTCAAACATGTGTTGGAGCCAACACAGGCCAACACATAGCAGTGTAGTAATATAATTGCATAGGACAAATGAGGCACCTTCAGTGTGTTAATGCAGGTTTGGTGTCTCAGAATAGCCTCAGACTCTACTGGGAATATTTTCACAGCAGTGAACACAATCTATTTATGGCTTTTGGACATGTTCGTGAACCCTCCGCTTTCTAAAAATACACAGTGATCTGCTGCTCTCAGATTTAACAACTCATCACCTCTTCTCTGCTGTCAGAGGGTCATATGTGACCAACAGCCTCGCCAAGAGGATTAGCGAGATGGATAGGAGAGTACGTAAATCTGCCAATAGGCGGGTCAAGCCGCTGGATTTTCTGTGATTTACTTCACAGATTTAGCAAAGCATGCTTCCTCGAAAAAACTGCTTTATAGGATCACTAACGCTTTATATTAACCATAAGGAATACACGGTAAAGTGATAGTTAATCAAACTTTAGTTAATAGTTATTTAAGATTTGTAAATCGTCTCTAAACATGCATAGATAGATGGAGCAGATATTAGTAACACTTTGTTAATGGTTAATAATTGGTTTGTAAATATACACATGAATTGGATGGCAAGTATAAAGTTGCAACAGATGGTTATAAAACTTTGTAAATGGTTCATAAATATTgtgtgttgcatctttaaacTTCACCTGGGTGGCCATCATAATCATCAGCTGCAACTTTATAATAGCCATCCAAATAATGTTCATAGATGTTTtacacacaatgttttaaagGCTTACAAATAATTGTAATGATCattaacaaatacttaatatagtgtatataaaatgttatgaaGTGTGCAACAATACACTGTTAATAAATAGTGTACTTGTAATTATTATCAGCtatgatacaatatataatttacaGTATGAACAAAATATAGTTTTCCTAACAATTagtaaacattattaattatcatttgtttgataacagtaaaataactatatacccttttaataatgtttattataaagtgttacctgCTATCTTTACATCATTGTAAATGGGACATGGGGAATAAGACGGGGATGCCTCTATTCTCAAAATAAACACGGCTCACTTTGTTTTCAACACTCGTTTAAATTGAAAGCTTAGTAGGTGGCAGAGGAACCAATGTTGTAATTTAAAAGCTTCTTTGTAATCCCGATAAGGAGAATTTTCTTGAGTGTGTGCAGTGAGCCACTCACTATATGGCAGCTTAAAGGGCtaaaatgtgttgttcttttttaaagccACTTTAATCCCTTTTCAATAAACTTTTCTGTCTGGAATCATTCAGAAATTATGAAGATGGAGTCACATTACTCAGACACTAGATGGCAATACAATACCATAAGACGGCAAAAGTCAGTCTGCTTCCCTTCCACAGCATACAAAGGAAATCAACTCCAGAGTACAATACATCTTTTAATACAGTAtgagaaaataaagcaaaaaaacaacaactggagaatcattaaaacatttaacttatTCAGTCAATACAAAAGTAAATGTTCAATGTTTGTGTGCAATTTCAGAGAAGCATCTCAGAGAATTCACTGGTGGCCATGGACTTTTCTGGCCAAAAGAGCCGGGTGATCGAGAACCCGTCTGAGGCGCTGTCCGTGGCCGTAGAGGAAGGCCTGTCATGGAGGGTAAGTCAGGGTATCACCAATGAAAACATGTGCTCTTGACATTATATGAACTTAATGAAATCTCTGAAATAAATGTTGCTAACAAAGCTGAGAATCTAGGAACAAATTATTAAAAAGTCATCCTGTGCTCCTACAATTTACAACCTTATCATATCTGTTAATATCCAGTGTAACAAGAGTTATTAAGAATGTACACACTATTTTTGATATACAACAGTATATTCTTACAAACAGTGGGCttaacaacaaaataaagctTATAAGGTCAACAGTTGTAAGCACCTCCATAAATTGTGATTACCTTTTCTTTAGAATACAAAGGCAAGGGAAATGACATACATTAACTCTGTATTAACGTTACTTCAACTAATACTGTGACTGTGACTCCCGTAGAGGAAGAGCTGCCACCGGCTGAGCGGCCATGGGAGCCCGTCCACATCACAGAGCTCAGTGTCAAACATAGgtttgtggatttttttttttgtttgccttttttcttttttacaattcaaatagataatttacaatttattatttctctttgtGCTTCAGCCCTCCACTTGTCTCAGTCTTGGTTCCACGGCAAACTGTCTCGGGATGAGGCTCAGCGTCTAATCACTCAACAGGGTCTAATCGATGGGTAAGCAGTCATACTCCTTGTTTGTAGTTCTGTCATTAAATACATTAGTTTGATTGGTTATAGGTAGACCACCTGGTGCATGATCcttaacctttttcttttatggACAAGCCTGGAAGTACTGTTAATAAAGGGTCATTCcctgttaaatacatttcaagcgcgtaacatttaaattgaacaaaCACAGTATTTAATTTGACGATACAGTAGTGCAATTACCaaatatactacatatatataatcattGTAGAGTGTGACAAGTATTTTAAGACGTAAGAAACATTAGAATTATTGTATTATCTCAACATTGCAgctttacatatttacatctgTCAAGATAATGGAAGCAGATCTCCAAAAAGCAACAGCAAGGGAGCTAAAGCAATATTCTCTGGTGGTCCATAACAGACTGCACTTACGTCTGTCTTTCTTTAAATACTGGCAAATGCCGCAAAATGTGTTCAAAAAATGTTCTGTATATTTTTAGGAAATTAGAAGTAATGTTAAAGTGagagtaacatttaaaaagctttctttttgttttcagagtATTTCTTCTGAGGGACAGCCAAAGCAACCCTAAGACATTTGTGCTGTCGCTGTGCCACGTGCAGAAAATCAAACACTTTCAGATCTTACCTGTGAGTACAATTCACTGTTCGAAtacacaatgttttct
This portion of the Cottoperca gobio chromosome 21, fCotGob3.1, whole genome shotgun sequence genome encodes:
- the grb14 gene encoding growth factor receptor-bound protein 14 — encoded protein: MSDMNNTLDGIHTSGSLGDKAEIYQSGKGNVSGFPSPALIPLRAPTPNAQKIRTTLCKGNRSNKEGEESVSSPVPNPFPELIASTLSPLVSECLLPWTKSSATQVIKVYNEDNTSRAVEVPSDITARDICQLFVLKNHCIDDHSWTLFEHVSHLGIERTIEDHESVMEVLSGWGMDSDCRLYFRKNFAKYEFFRKPLDFFPDHMVSISSETNGQVDHSQLIQTFLNSSTCPEIHGHLHAKEQSRKSWKKFYFVLRRSGLYFSNKGTSKEPRHLQFIADFSDCDVYTVLSAKKLHGAPTDYGFCVKSTKCSSSRDLKLLCADDEQTRTCWITAMRLLKYGMELYQNFIQPHQKQKASPMRSISENSLVAMDFSGQKSRVIENPSEALSVAVEEGLSWRRKSCHRLSGHGSPSTSQSSVSNIALHLSQSWFHGKLSRDEAQRLITQQGLIDGVFLLRDSQSNPKTFVLSLCHVQKIKHFQILPVDDEGELFYSLDDGHTRFTDLIQLVEFYQLNRGVLPCKLKHH